In the Primulina tabacum isolate GXHZ01 chromosome 15, ASM2559414v2, whole genome shotgun sequence genome, ACATTTGCTCACACTATTTTCACTTGAATATCACATTTGATCTTGCTTACTGAATAATTTGAATGTATAAATTGTTGGACAGAAACAATAAAGCTTCCAAAAGAATCAAATCCAACATGGAAATAATAGAACTAATTAAACCAACCGAActtaaaatatatcaaaacaacTCTACTACCAAAATGCAGCTTGTCCAATCTACATGgtttaataaaaaaacacaTAAATGAAACTAAACTGGTCAATTTCTTTGAAACAAGTACACAATTTACCAGAAAGCAAtcaaattgatatcaaataaacATAGATATCGTTTACCTAATTAAAAAAGAATTCACAACTACTGTAAATCAAGGAATCATGTTTAGAAATCAAGAAAGAAACATTAAACCGTAAGACCTAAAGAAGCCCGAGTGAactaaacaaacatttaaatataacaaAGCGATATAGTGATGTTGCTTATGAGTAGATGCGTACAAGTAGACATAAAGTCTCGATAGGGGATGAGACAAAGGACTGAATgcaaatatttcatttaaatagGGGATTAAATGTCACCTCATTTTATGTACATTCACTACAAAAAAGGTCGGCATCCTATCGTGATTAAACCGTcgcctaataaattaaaaaccgtcgctacgtTATTCAAAACCCGTCGCTAACAAAGCGACAGTTAttcaaaaaccgtcgcgaaACTAGCGACAGTTTTTGCAAACTCGTCGCTAATTTGCGACCGTAGGATAAACCCGTCGCCATTTTGTGCGACGGGATTTTTGACCGTCGCTTTTGGCGACGTTAAAAATTAAGTCCGTCGCCATATTAGGCGACGAGTTTTTTATCCGTTGCCATGTGTGACGGTATACATAGAGACCGTCGCAATATAAGGCGACAGTATTTTTAAAACGAGACCGTCGCAATACAAGGcgacaatatttttaaaacgaGACCGTCGCAATAGAAGGCGACAATATTTTTTATCCGTTGCCAATAGCGATCTGTGTTAGCGAACATTTTTCTAAAACCGTGGCTACGAATTTTTTCTTACTCGCCCCCCACCTACACCACGTAAGTTTATGAAATTTCGTTATTCACATTAACGTTACATTAAGAAAAATCGATATGATTCATTTTTTATAGGTGTGGGTCGATGACCAGCACCTTATATCAAGTTGAGATGGCTCCGAATCGACGTGTTGGGTCATCGGGTGTCAGTCAGTCATCGGAGAACGCCATACTGAGAGATCCCAGTCACCGTATCCATgtttttttctgatttttttacgACATTTGTACCAAACACTTGTATTATTATTTGTAGATTAGTAATATGATTACATTTCTTAAATgttgttgttaatttttttttcaattatacttgacaaaatatatttttatataactaCGTATTTAAGGGGATTTTTTGAAAAGCAAAGGCGCTGAATTTGGCGACGACTTTTTCGACCGTCGCCAATAACGACGGTTTTCCTTAAACCGTCGTCGATCCTGATCGGCGACGGTTTCCAAGCAATCGTCgccaatagcgacggttttgttaAACTGTCGTCGATAAAGTGGCGACGGTTTTAAAAAAACCGTCgccaatagcgacggtttaaatcTTAACCGTCGCTAGTGCCCACGGTTTTtgtaaaaaccgtcgctatggtTCTATATATATACCGAGGTTTGCGAACATTTTTTCAGCGATTTGCGCCTTTTTTCTCTGGGAGTTTAAGGtatatcaatttttttcaagtttctttttttttgtaCTAACATTTTTTCGTATTAATTTTGTAGATTTGCTCGTCGGTGTGATCTTTCAACGTTACGTAGATCTGCATATCTTCGTGCACGTCAGGTTTTTAAAAGTGTTTTTTTTTACAGAaaatctaatattttatttttgcgtagtattttttttatgaaattttgcgTAGTATTTGGATTAAATACCGTCGCTTCATGAATGtacggttttttttaaaaaaaacgtcGCTTGTTATAGCGGTTTTCAACACAAATAAGCGACGGTTTTGACAAAACCGTTGCTTATTAGAGCGACGGCTTTTGACAAAACCGTCGCTTATTGTAGCGACAGTGTTTGGCAAAACCGTTGCttattttagcgacggtttgtttATAACCGTCGCTTTTGTTAGCGACGGTGTATATTTGAACCGTCGCTACACTAAGCGACTGTGTTCTTAAAGAAACCGTCGCCATAGTAACGACGGTTATTTAGAAACTGTCGCTATACAAGGCGACGGGACTTCCTGTGACAGACATGTAAACCGTCGTTAAAACCGTCGCCATACCcttgtagcgacggttttgaccgtcgctaacttttttttttttgtagtgattAGTAAAACTTAAAAATACCGACCAACCAAAAATGAAGCAACTCTAAGGAATAAGGACAACAAAAGGGAAGCATGCCAAGATATCAGAAACCCCAAGCAAGAGCAAGATAAAAGCAAATGGAAGAATGTTAAAGTGAGCAAAACAACCGaggcaaaaaaaaatttcgttaAATTGAGTGATGCATTAAGAGTGTCAattttttgtttcaagaaaAGCGAGAGAATTTTTACTAATCCATTGACACAAATAGTTCATGGGCGAAAATTCGTGCTTGCATTTATCATTGCACACAGCTTTCCTGGCAAAAGAAAAGGAAGGAAAATCCAACTTTAGTTCATGTAATGTTCACAATGGATGTTGTTTGCAATTTCTCTTACCCCGTACATACTTATATGCTTTATTACCTAACATGCTTTATTACCTAACGCTTAACATACTTGTTATGTTATAAATTTTCGATATCCATCCTTTGCTAACTACAAATTCAGTATGTGAACCAAGTTCAGTAGAAAACAATCTTTACTATACATGTATTGAATATGAACAATATAACTATCTATTTCAGAAAGATGTGAAATAACTAAATGGAAGCGTTTACTCAAGTCCAATATAGGACATCCTACGAAAAATGCCGAACATGAAATCAAAAATATTGCTCCTACTAAACTATGCAACAGGCATTGAGACAATCCTAAATACCAACGAACTTCATCAAAACAACCATGTACATTAaatgaataataaaatatttatcttatGTCATCGAAAATGCTTAGTCGTTATACATGTGCGTAAACGTATTAAAAACTTTAGATTAATATGAGctccaaacaatttttattcatATACTTTTATCTCTTTTATTAGACATCATTGTTATCTTTTTTATTCAGCTGtcttataaattaatattaactcTCATGTTTATATGTCATAAAAAACCTTAAgtttcaaaattcataaatccatcaactaaattcaaaaaaaaaagaagttaaAACATATTGAAATCATGTCTACATTAAcattttttcaaatttctttGATTAACCTAAATTTTTTTGTGCTCTTATTGATTGTTTAATGGCTCATATTGCAACTtatatttaagttaaataaattgaaataaaaatggCAAGTAATCTGCAGTAAAGAAAATGGCAAGTAATCTACAATAAAGAAATAGACAAGAACTAACCTACACTTGAAAATGATCCGGATTCCAGATCCAGATCCCCGATCACTGATAACTCCAGGGTGTCTTGGTCCAGAAACTACTTTGTTCAACTGTGAAAATATAACTGAGGCAAATGAAAAAACAGCACAAGCAATAATATGCATAGACAAAACAATTAAAAAGGAAGTTTCTTCAATTTTCAGTTTCACTGAAGGTACTTTTCAATAAAAATTTTTTACCAGATTTATCTGTAGAGTGATTTCGGTAATCCATggttttcttttgattttgcTTACCCAAAAATATACCTTTTTGACTTTGACAATGCCCGATGCATTTACTGTCTAGTCAAATTCAACCAGACAGGAGTTTCTCAATCATCCTGTTCTATGgttgttttcttttctttagtCACACTCATGGTTCTCAATATTCGAAAAAGATACGGAGTTACAAATTTATGTGCatgcacaaaaaaaaaaaacagagagaAGATCCAATACACACATGCACCTCTCCTGCAATTTTAGTTTCTTATTTGGCTTGACAAATTTTGGTTATAAGGCAGCTAACTTTGGCAAATGTAGTAGCCAAATCATCCATATCAGATAATGATCCAAATCCTGATCCCTGGGAAATGTAAATAAAGTTCAATCAGTAACCAATCACTCAGCGCAAATAACTGCCACAACAAACACTATCACAAATATTAGCGCAAAATATAGCATCCATGCATACAAATGCAACACATCAAGATGATGAAAAGTGTATAAGAGTCGAGGACGAAAGGCTAGCCGTTATTGAATAGATTGTGAAATTTATGTGAGATCAATACCAAGGATCAAATGAATGGCTTACTCTGCCTGTAATTCTAGCAGCAAGGAGAAAGCGTGGGATAGTcagttaattaataaattatgcATCTGCAGTATGGCGTGATGTTAGAAAAATGAAGTGATCAGCCGCAAGCTATTGATTTAGTGTAGCATGTGCAAAATCAAGACGACCTTAGTACAGAATATATATGATTGCATACGTCTTTAGAGTTTCTAAACACGAAATTCTTCACATGCCGAACACCGAGAATGAAATCCAAATCTATGAATGGCTAAAATCCTTCAGTCCATACAAATAATATGCATCTATTTCATTCACCTCATCTTTATCAAAAAAATGATACTCGTGCAACTCCACATCACCACCAAATCCACCACCAATCACTGGAACACCAGCTTCCTCATCTTCCAAACCCCCTATTTCCACATCAACGACTACAGCGTTTCCAAAAAAGGCATACTTGGACACATCAAACAGCGCGCTATCTGCAccacaaataatcaaaaaccaATCCATGATCAGCAAACTGCAGCAGTAAATCCAGCAAGCTTAAAACCAATTATCTTCAAACCAAAACCAAACATATGCATAAAATAGTCCTAAAAGGGGACTTCTTTCAAATAACAAATCACATGGATATGGATAAAGAGAAAAAGAGGATCGTTGTAGATAAGGGAAAAAAAAGCTGGGAAGCTTAGCGCAAACCAGAGATGGAGCTGCTTGAAGTGTCGGAGAAGTCAGTAGAATCTTTTTCACCGGATCTCTccataatcaataaatcaacaAGAAAAGCTAAAACCGAACATTGCAACCAAATCCCTCCTCCTTTCCTTCCAATTCGCAACTGTAATTCTGGAATAGTCTAGGGTTTAGAAGGAGAAGGAGCTAACATGGCTAGTTGTCGCCTGTATGGAAAACGAAAACTTCAAAGAAGAATGAGCATATTGTATATATTGTAATGCTTATATCCTTTTCGTTGGATGCACGTTATGGAATAACCAAATGCTAGCAAATGAAACGCTTAGATGAGTGGCAATGCGTCATTACCTTCAAATAAATTATAGGATGTGCGACTGTGCAGTGTGAACGTTAGTGCAGCATATATCATGCATAGGAATATcaatagaataaaaatatttttttacacgatgtattttttatataaagtaaaatcaaataattggtTTACTAATCAATAAAGTTAACTAATAATTACAGCAACCCAACattactcaatttttatcaGCCACAAATAAACATTTTCGATTACGTGAGTAATGTAACATGTAATTTTTTCACCGAAAGCAAATATTGTGCCTAATATCCTACGTtcgtaattttttattttctcccCTCAATTAATCATGCATGAGTACATACTCTACAGAATATAAACACACTTGCATTGCAAATcaacgaaatattttttaattaaatcaaatatgGGTAGCAGTGGTTTCGTGGGAAGAAGGCTTATATCTCCTAATAAACCTTGGATGAGCTACGATGTGGTACGGTGCCCATGAATGATTCTAAAGGAAGAAGGCATACATGAAAACAGAGGAGAGTATTATTCAACTTTGGGTAGTGGTGAGCTTGCGATAAGAAGTCTTAACTCTCCCAACAAACCTTGACCGGGCCCACAATGTAGTACAGGAGTTTAACATCTCTGTTATGGCTTCATGGGCTCATACATACGTTGCAGCACATGCACAtaaaatattgatttgaaatttggtaGGAAGAAGAACATGATTTCAgcttaattgttttttttagcACACATGAATGGTTTTTGCCCCGTCAACGGTAGACAAATGTGCACAGATTGTAATTTACTCATAAATAAAAGACATGGGAAAAGGGTAAAGGAGCTGGGCGATTTGAGAGAAAACAACTCTAAAAGAAAGGCACACAAAAGGAGGAGGAGAAGAGAATGAACCAAAGAGACGCAAGGAGACAATCGATCTGCAGAAGTAGAGGAAGCACACAGTAGAGGTGATGGCAAGGCGTTGGAGAAGAAACACAGTGGAGTCGTAGGCGCTGGAGAAAGGAGGTTCCGAGAAAGCAGGTCGCCAAGCCTTTTTCGGAAGCCGATCTCTGAAATGAGGGAAAGAGAGAAGCAACTCATAAATAAACGACATGGAGAAAGGGTAAAGAAGCTGAATGATAAAGTAGGAGACAACTCAAAAAAAAAGGCACACGAGAGAAGGAGGAGAAGAGATCGAACCGAAGAGTCGCAAGGAGCCAACCGATCTGCAGAAGTAGAGGAAGCGCACGGTAGAGGTGGCGTCGCGGAGCTGGAGAAGAAGCGCAGTGGAGTCGGAACCAATGCGCTGGAGAAAGGAGGTTTCGGAAAACGCACGTCGCCGAGCCTTTTTCGGAAGCTGATATCTGAAATGCGGGTAAGAAAGAAGCAAAGGAAAGATGAAAGAGGAAGAGGAGATAGGGAAAGTGTAACCGGCAGAGAGAGGGCGAGGTGGGAGAAAGAGCGCAGTACACGTCTTTTTGGCCTTGGGTACTGATGTTGTGCACGTGACACGTGTAAGGAGACTCACCTGTGACCGGACGGAAATTGGCCAAACGTAAATTATTCCCGCTTTATAGTAAGTAGATATGGGGGGAATTTAAATTTATGGGTTTTCTCTAAATCTACTTACAAATATATCTCATGGACAAAATCATATTATACTatgttgtctttttttttttttttttttttatggattttcAGTTCAACATAACAATTTTGGGCTCACAATCAATTTTACGGTAAAAATAAgatgataaaaatttgtgtgagacggtttcacgggtcgtattttgtgagacggatctttatttgggttatccatgaaaaagtattattttttatgctaagagtattacttttattgttaatatcggtagGACTGACCTGTCTCACGGATTCtaatccgtgagacggtctcacatgagaccaattcaaataagatatattgGAAGACAGTACACAgatctttatttgtgaaacgGATCAACATTACTTATATTTACACTATCTCACAGGagtttttatgaattttataactCTTCTATTGGTTTAGCAATCAAAATGTTAAATTGATATATACGTGGTCGAAAATAAGTTCTTAATGGATGTATTCCTTTTGTTATATTTTGATTGATAAGTATATTATAAGTAGAACTTGTATTtagtttatgaaaatttatgaaaaataataatttaaaataagaaaagattttaaaatacgagagaaataattttttaatcggtatatattttttgtatgttaagaatatttttttcttaatatATCAAATATAAATCTATATTATAGATCACAATTTAATAGACACTAGTTATTATGCACACGCATcgcgtgtgtacaatttttttatatctttATCGATTGACTAAAGTGCAATTTGACAATTTATGAagtgactaaattgatatttgaattatttgaataacaaaaataaaaaataaaagtgtgtgttgaaatttaaaaaaaaaacaaaaaaaaaagtgtaatattagtatcacataagggtaaaattggaaaaaaatgtTGGTGTCTTCTTAAGTAGTTACTATCATGTGCTCaatcttaataaaatagaatatttatatatttttgaattgaaaataattaaattttataaaaaaattacattaatgagattgaaaattttaatatgcTCAAACtagtaattaataaaattttaaggaaaaaaatatcCCAGGCTTTTCTGAGCGGCCGAGGACTGAGGTTGGTTCTCTTTGTAAAATTTCCGGCGGAAACGGTGGCGGTGGCCGCGACGCAACAGCGCAAAGCTGCCAAAAAGTGGACGTCAGCAACAGATCGGAGGAGGTTTTCTTTCAAACTATGAACGATCATGCCCTTTTTATAATAATGTTGGTGGCTTTTGTGAGCATTCTGTTTACTGTTGATTAGGAAGTTCTTTTGTATTCCTGACATTGTCAATGTATTCctttgtttccaaatgtctaCGATGTGTTATAGTTTGTGCCTGCATCGTTTTACCTGCTCTATTCTTCAATTGCCACAAACTCGTTTATTTATTACTTTATTATTATACCTTGTTAACTGGAGCGTTGTGTTGTTGGGAGCTTCAAGAGCGGAGCACGCGTCCAATTACTCTTTCTAGGGAATTTGGTGAAAATGTTGTTGAGGTTCGTCAGATTTCTTAAAGAGTAGGAGTAGCTTCATTCTGAAACTCGTCTTTCCATTTCCCATAAGATTATTAAATGTGGATCCCGAGTGAGTTTGTTAACTATATCAAACAGAATCGAAAAATCGAAAAATAGAAAGATGAGTTTCAGTGTAATATCCCCCTCTATGTTCATTGTTAATACATGCTAGTGGATGGTTTTGTGCTTGGTAACATGGGTAGTTGCGTAGATTGAGTTAGAGCTTTGAGGGGTAAAATGATTCAGCTCCGTTGCAAAATCGGCATGACCACGGTCAATTAGTGAGGTTAGGCTCAACCTACACATGCTATGGGTGCTCAGTCAGACTGTAAGGCGGGATTCAAAAGTCAGAAGTTGTTTATGAATAGATAGAAGTACGAAGAAAAGGCGATTCTTTTGAGGTAATGTCTTATTTTGGAATAAGGAGGATGCCTGCAAGTTATTTGTATCGTAGATTTATGCTGTAAATGTATTATTATATATGATAACTAGAAAAAACATACGTCTTAGAATTTAAAAATGTATATATCAGGGGGGTTGAAACTAACAGCTGAGGTCTTGCAAAGGTCTTAGACTTGTCTTTATAAATGCTTTTTCTATTTTAGAATTAGATCTATGGTTCTGAAAAATTAATCCAAATATAAAATGTGTCATAATGTTAGAGAACTTTAATGATAGAAAGAATTTTAAAGATTTAGTTTAGCTTAACTTATGTATTTTGGAATAGGTTCAATTGGACAAATAATTGCACTATTCTTCTACCCTGTTTCATAAATTTTGTTGTAAGGCTGTAAGCTTTCTTCCCTTCTCAAAAAACTTGTGTATACAAGGTGATAATTTTTCCTCTTCCACATTATATTAGAGTGCATTTGGATAGATAAGctatttccaaaaaaatttattgtttaGAAAACATTTGGATAGATAGCTGTttcaaaaaattatgtataCTATTGTTTGAAAAATGTGATGTTTGGTAGGGCTCATAATCTTTAAAAAGGCGTAAAAAAAACCAGTCCTTAAAATGTTGCTTTTAGAGGTTCAGTTCAATTtctgtttaaaaataaaaaccgtTCATTTTCACTATTATGCAAAAATACTTGAAAAAACCTTgctttaaatgtttttgaaGTCGAGTTCTTTTGTGTCCAAACTTCTGTTTAATATGTGTTTACAAGGTGTACTATATTTTCTTATACGCATATAACTGGGACACGTTCATCAAGGCTCTAGTCTACGTTAGATGAATTTTTAACTTTTCATTGAATTCATTAGTTTTCTGTAAATgaaatgagatgattttcatTTTGGAAAGTTACTTAAGCGTGAACGTTTAATATCATAACAAAAGTAAGAACTGCTAAAGAAATTTGCTATTATTGTCTGACAATTTTGGTGTGAAGCAATTTTATCATAGAAATCCGGAAAATTACTTAAGCGTGAACgttaaatatttttagaaaatatactTCAAAATTGACTTCGGACATATAATATGGAGTCACTATTTCAATATCCGAAGATTCCTCCATCCATGTCTCCTGACTTAATTTATTCCCTTTAGTTCACATCATTCTGAATAATTGGAATCTGATTCTCCATGAGCATGGTATAAGCattgattatataaatttatatttttactgGAGTTGAATGAAAAAATTCATCAATGTTGGAATATATTTGATAGAAAGCAACAAATTCTGGCATCATCCCTGAGCATGATATAACCATTGATGGTATGAAAATTTGGATTCTTCACTGGAGTTGAATAAGACAAGTGCTTCTGTGTTGGAACATATTTGTTGGGAAGCAACAGACTTCCGCTTTGATTTGCATAATTATTACTTGTTATGGCTTTTGGTACAGCTCTAGTCTCTCGATTatatgtgtgtggtgtgtgtctacacacacacacacacacacatataatgTACTACCATGAATAGTAAGGGATTTAGAAGGTGTGATGAAAAAGGACAATTTATAGGTTATATTCTACAAGTTACATTCAAAACACTTGAAAGAACTGAAGAATTAGAGCCTGAAAGGAAATTCTGTGAAAGTTTAATGCAAAAATCAACATGTTACTTGGTTTTCTGAGGCCTCTTTTGATGCACATCAACAATATCCATTATTCAAGCCCCACAGAGCTTGCGTGTCATGGGGTTCGGTGCTGTGGAGACCTTACAAGTTACATTCTACCAAAGCTTGCTATTATCTTATTGTTGGGGGCTCAGAATCTCTTCTCTACTAGGGATCGATTTTACCTTTTGTTCTGGACAAAGGATGCATTCTATGCAACATACACTACAAAAAAATTAGGTGTAAAAACCGTCGTTATTTAAAAATTGCGACGATtttaataaaaccgtcgctaaaaccgtcgcaaattttctataaatatgGCCATATTCGGTTCATTTTTCTCCATTCTTGGTAAATTTCTGAGTGTTGGTTAAGATCATGAATTTTGTTAGCTTGTAGTGCAGGTCATTTTCCAGTTGATTTTTTTGCGCATGCATAGTGCTCCGGCGTCTTCCACGGTCAGATTGCAAGTTTGTTGTAGATTTATACATAGTTTAATTTGCTTTTATTGCATGTTatttagaaattaaataatatatattaaatatacgtgtcaaaaaaaaaaaaaaaatttttgctaGTGTTAGGACGAGCTGAGTTCCATACCCTCATCGCCCTTGGGAGTGACTTTGGCCGAGCTGAGCCCATAGTAGCGCAAGAGGTCCTCAGCTAGAAGGGTGGGGGTATGGAAACGCCGACCCCGGATGGCCCCGAAGGGCCCCAGAAAAGCCTCACTCTTACGGAAGCCCGAGATGGGACAGGGGAGCTCAGGGAGAGCAACCCTCCATTGGGAACAGATGTCCCACTGATCGGAGGGTTGAACAAAG is a window encoding:
- the LOC142526093 gene encoding uncharacterized protein LOC142526093 — encoded protein: MLIRFTNKDLGNNLRLANFRPVTGESPYTCHVHNISTQGQKDVYCALSPTSPSLCRLHFPYLLFLFHLSFASFLPAFQISASEKGSATCVFRNLLSPAHWFRLHCASSPAPRRHLYRALPLLLQIGWLLATLRDRLPKKAWRPAFSEPPFSSAYDSTVFLLQRLAITSTVCFLYFCRSIVSLRLFELQLRIGRKGGGIWLQCSVLAFLVDLLIMERSGEKDSTDFSDTSSSSISDSALFDVSKYAFFGNAVVVDVEIGGLEDEEAGVPVIGGGFGGDVELHEYHFFDKDEGSGFGSLSDMDDLATTFAKLNKVVSGPRHPGVISDRGSGSGIRIIFKCRLVLVYFFIVDYLPFSLLQITCHFYFNLFNLNISCNMSH